aaccACTCGGAAcaagcccagaagaataggatagatggaaaagcttactcagtcattttgctagcgtggaagaacacctgttcagaataatagcgaaagattggtcccatagaatcattacaCGTTCAAGAAATGGGAgagccatgacactatctggtaaggtgcaaataagttggctttatcaacagagttaactaaaggagtgtcattgacaacaagcgtaggaaccgaggaagagaattcctcatgtttttcaCGAacgaccaaaaattcttactgcctttgggacattgcagaaTTTTTcgtcgtaatttttggtcatgtaaaaatttggtccctCGAATATAgacgttgcaggccttcctcgcttgcttaaaccttttccggttttcctcgaTTGGGTTGGCTtcaaaacaccggaagctcacctctttctccttgataacctctttgcagcttgaatcgaaccatgatttaaccttgagtttaatacttttaaccctattcgggataaaggtTTCCATTCCCACacgaatcatactagaaatcatatccgTACTGGAGTCTACGTAGCTACCGaagaagcatagcgaccagttaaagatacTGAAGAAATTATatagaccgtcccagttggctttcttgtACTGTCAatcggttctctttggagctctttctttaactggatttgtttggcacgagaaattagcagatatgatactgtggtccgatgtgcctagaggcgtctatacactgattgtgtatttatcaggttcagaagtgagaaacaagtcaactAACTTTATCAGTATAACGGTTTTTCGGAATTCTTTATCAAAcccatttttaacttttaatattatGTTATTGTCATGCCCGAGGCCTTgagtttttcacgggtactgcctcttgcgaggaattgacaaatccttgtcatgaaaagtgctttctcaaatttaaaacaaaagaagtgaAAAATTGGGTTGACCCCAAAAATATCTCTCCAACCCATAACGGCGGCGACTTCAatgaaattgtatatttttaattgtgtcttgataccaaataaataaattcgaaaaaaaatgaaagttgttTTATGAACGAAAAATATTTTGGGAATGATATTacctccattttttttttaaagatgatggTTTAAAACTTActtgtttttgtaagaaatactgttttcaacattaagtaaaactacaaaatcccattgacagtttttttaaaaactgatattcAATCCAAATATCTAGAACATAAAATGAAGGTATCGacttcaacattattttatttattttttgcagtttttttttttgaaaaatccaatttgtttttataagcaattatttaaataagttagTTGCAATAAGCAAGTTATTAAAATTGGTTAAGATTGtcgttaacttattttttttttacaataaactaaaacattcaaaaacaagaaaaactgataagaattgGTTTTCGTGTCAACAAAGAAAGAAAGTTGACTCCAAACTCTTTTGAGTTGGTTAAACTTTTTAccaaaatcgacagacgggcacTAATCGGAAGCTCTCAGgcttgtaaaaaaaagtaattaatactacaaattttataattaatgaatgaatttattttaatatattttataaaagttgtttaagcatttaataaatttgtatgataaacgtacatatgtatagaaTCTTAAAGATATtatggaaaaataatttttgtgtataTACAATTTCAGAAACAagggaaattaaattaaaaagaaaactaaaaattttaataatttcacttTAAACTGGTGATACATTGTCATATGGAATTAGAACACCCGGTGGACCACCGAATGAACCTTTGTAGTCCCTTTTTTGGCCGAAGCCTGCGGTAGGTGTTGGCACGTCTGGAAGGCTTGAGGTATCAAAACGCGACTGCAAATTTATTGTAGGTGCTGCGACCTGTCCTGGTTGAAGAACGGCGTGATCAGGGTCTCTTATTGAGCCATCAGGTTGGATTGCATAACCTGGTCTATTTTGTCCACCCAAAATTCCAGGAGCTCCTTTGAAGCCACCGGTATACTTGCCAGCAAAAACTGTTCCTGCCGTTGAAGGTTGAGACTGGAAGGCGGGACCTAGAGTTGAGCTTTCAAAtcctataaacaaaattgtttttattataagcgAAGTAATTAAGGTCAGAAATGTCAATActgacagttctgagaaaagtaacattctaaaattttaccaatcGAATTAGCTGGTTGTGATACACCGAAGAAAGGTTTCGTAGAAGGTTGCACGGGTTCAAAAACGCTGTTCGAAATCACTTTTCCTTGATTACTCTTGTTAAATGTAACCTTAGACGTTGGTTTCGTGTTTGATTCCGTTGCTTCTGGAATATTGTAACTGTTTATTGGAATTGTTTGCGATTGTAAGTTGCCGTCGTCGGGGTTGGTATAATCGTCTATGTCTGGCAGCACTACCATAGGTGGTGTGAAAAGTCTCGATGGTTCCGGTAATGGTGTAGAAGTAGAAATAAAGGTTTGATTGTTGGGGAGAATGGACTGGGATGGGATAGAGTTATGAATGAAATTGAATGGTGGGAGTTCagatgaaattgatttttgtattgttaccCCATCAATTGTTTGCTCTGCAACCTGACTTGTTGGTGAAATAATTCCATTAAAAGTTTGCTCTGGTTCCTTTTTTTCAGGTAAAGAAAAGGGTACTCCTGGTCCTGGATTGACGTGACTGATGCCTGTCAGCCATGATGGAGTGGTCACACTGCCCAAAATAAACTCACTCGTAGCTGGAGAAgctgttgttgtagttgttgttgttgggggATTTTGGAAGGATGTAAACCCAAATTgtccattttttaagtttaggaACGGATTTGACTTGACATCAAAAAGAGTTTGCAATGTTGGTTTTACAGTTGATTGTGTTAacataaaagaattaattttaaatccaGTGGGCTGCGCCGATGACTTTAACGTGAATGGAGGGATTCGGGCTGGGATTGGACTTTCGGTGATAGTGTTAGGTGTTGTTGTGGGTATGGTAGTAGTTTTAGTGGTTGTGAAGAGTGGCTTTTGCGTAAAAGATATTGGGGGGCTTGTGGgttgttttggtaaaaatttaaattgaaatggtttAAAAGTCGAAAAGGTACTCTTTATGGAAGTTGTGCGAATGGGATATGGAGTGGTATTAGGGACTGCTTCTGTGGTGGTTATATCTGGTTGAACTTGATTTGGTGCGAAACCAGGAAcgcttaaaactttaagatctTCAAATGGTTCTAAGGGTGGTAGCAAATCATTTGAAAGTGTGTGATTGTATTCGTTATTATCTTCAGGAATTTCAAATGGCACTGCTATAGACAGCTCGGGATCATCAAACCCTTCCAGCCACGACGGCAGAACCTCCGAATTACCTCCTGGCAATTCAAATATTTCAGATGAGATTTCACTAGCAGTACTCAATGGTTGTGCATCGGTTGTTTTTGTGACGGGTGATGGGGTTGTTGTAGTCGTACTAGTAGTTGTTGTCATAATTGTTGTCGTGGTTGGTTTACTGGTTGTTGGTGTGGTAGTTCTGGGTTGATTTATTGCCATTTGTACCCCTTGATTGATTGTGAATGCTTGCTTTGTCGGAAATGTTGTGGGAAATCTGTTTTGTTGTACAATTCCCAAGTTTGTATTTTCTGTGTGAGGATCGTTCTCCTTCGGGGGTACTAAGTCCCAAGACAAAACTTTCAAGGAGTTTTCGTCATTAGATGGAGTATATGGGACACCTGGTCCAACATCAGGGTCATTGAAATCAGCTAACCAATCGGGAAGAGTGTATTCCTTTTGCTCTGTTGAGTAGTCAATTCCAGGGCTGTTAAAAGCATCTTTCTGTTGTTCAGCTGCATTGGGATCTAAAGTGATGGGATATGGGATTTGTTAATAATGGATGATTGATTTTAGGAAAGTTAGATAAAACCCTGTTAAAATAGCATATGCTAGGGGACTGATTTGATTGTGCACCAAAGGGATGGTTTTTCTTGCTAATATTGTTTATGCATTTAAAGTTAGCTTGGCCATAGGTGAAGGTTTGGGATTTTGGGGCAAGCAGGGTCACTGATTAgttattttgttattgtaaatatttatgatCAAAGGGTTCTGAAGCTTGTGTGCATATTCTGAGTATGTGTTCTCGTTCTTAGTTGTTGTCAATATAGTCGATATTTTAGTCGTTCACTGTAGAAAGTATTTGGAGGATGACTCACCAACAAATGGTGGAAGCAAACTCTCAATTGGCTTCTTGATTTCAGTTATTCCCGAAGCATAATTGGGAATTTCAAATTGCACACCCTGAGCGGTAACGACTTTCCTCCCATCCGGAGTTTGTATCGGTTGAGAGAAAGTTATGGGATTACCATAGCTATCGACGGCGTCTTGTAAATTGTCAACTAATGGAGGTTGTAGTTCTAATGGAAATGGCGTGTCGTTTTTCTCTGAAAAAGACGATATTTAtgcaaattgttgttttattttaagtctttaaaatgTGTGGGTGCTCGTAATTAGGAGGGTAAATACATATAAGGATGTGAACTTTCATTAAAACATTGTAGTTAACTATTCTCTACTATTGTAAATAGTCATGTTACCTGTTGGGCAatcgattaaatatttaaatgtgttGACCATATAAGCTGAACTAAACATAAACATTCTAAATCGTATGTATACATACGTTGATCTTCTTTGAAATTAACGGAATTATTATATTGGTACACGCGTTGTATCTAAATATGTTGTACATTACAATCATTAAACTTTCAAAAGAATCTGTTTTTAAGCTGAGGCAAAAACAACAATCAGAATGACGAACAAGCTTTGCGAAAACTTGTGACCTGCCAtagttgttttatatttcaatcaACTTCTTGagtcaaaacttaaattattaagaCATAGAATTTATCTGTTCATGTTTTGGTAAGAACGAGCCCCAAAAACGTCATACTTAAAATTTTCGTCAGATAATTCCTTTCCACATATCTgtcattttaaataagtttttttcgatagcttttaaaaaatagttactTTTTTGACCCATTCTAATGTACATTTACatatatgaattaaaataattcaattttcttgattcatagtgtttaaaaaaattctgtATGGG
This window of the Eupeodes corollae chromosome 3, idEupCoro1.1, whole genome shotgun sequence genome carries:
- the LOC129948935 gene encoding mucin-2 isoform X2; translation: MNTSNNSFQNKLWIAALILCVGVSVSQFQVSAAPQNNEKNDTPFPLELQPPLVDNLQDAVDSYGNPITFSQPIQTPDGRKVVTAQGVQFEIPNYASGITEIKKPIESLLPPFVDPNAAEQQKDAFNSPGIDYSTEQKEYTLPDWLADFNDPDVGPGVPYTPSNDENSLKVLSWDLVPPKENDPHTENTNLGIVQQNRFPTTFPTKQAFTINQGVQMAINQPRTTTPTTSKPTTTTIMTTTTSTTTTTPSPVTKTTDAQPLSTASEISSEIFELPGGNSEVLPSWLEGFDDPELSIAVPFEIPEDNNEYNHTLSNDLLPPLEPFEDLKVLSVPGFAPNQVQPDITTTEAVPNTTPYPIRTTSIKSTFSTFKPFQFKFLPKQPTSPPISFTQKPLFTTTKTTTIPTTTPNTITESPIPARIPPFTLKSSAQPTGFKINSFMLTQSTVKPTLQTLFDVKSNPFLNLKNGQFGFTSFQNPPTTTTTTTASPATSEFILGSVTTPSWLTGISHVNPGPGVPFSLPEKKEPEQTFNGIISPTSQVAEQTIDGSILPNNQTFISTSTPLPEPSRLFTPPMVVLPDIDDYTNPDDGNLQSQTIPINSYNIPEATESNTKPTSKVTFNKSNQGKVISNSVFEPVQPSTKPFFGVSQPANSIGFESSTLGPAFQSQPSTAGTVFAGKYTGGFKGAPGILGGQNRPGYAIQPDGSIRDPDHAVLQPGQVAAPTINLQSRFDTSSLPDVPTPTAGFGQKRDYKGSFGGPPGVLIPYDNVSPV
- the LOC129948935 gene encoding mucin-2 isoform X1 → MNTSNNSFQNKLWIAALILCVGVSVSQFQVSAAPQNNEKNDTPFPLELQPPLVDNLQDAVDSYGNPITFSQPIQTPDGRKVVTAQGVQFEIPNYASGITEIKKPIESLLPPFVDPNAAEQQKDAFNSPGIDYSTEQKEYTLPDWLADFNDPDVGPGVPYTPSNDENSLKVLSWDLVPPKENDPHTENTNLGIVQQNRFPTTFPTKQAFTINQGVQMAINQPRTTTPTTSKPTTTTIMTTTTSTTTTTPSPVTKTTDAQPLSTASEISSEIFELPGGNSEVLPSWLEGFDDPELSIAVPFEIPEDNNEYNHTLSNDLLPPLEPFEDLKVLSVPGFAPNQVQPDITTTEAVPNTTPYPIRTTSIKSTFSTFKPFQFKFLPKQPTSPPISFTQKPLFTTTKTTTIPTTTPNTITESPIPARIPPFTLKSSAQPTGFKINSFMLTQSTVKPTLQTLFDVKSNPFLNLKNGQFGFTSFQNPPTTTTTTTASPATSEFILGSVTTPSWLTGISHVNPGPGVPFSLPEKKEPEQTFNGIISPTSQVAEQTIDGVTIQKSISSELPPFNFIHNSIPSQSILPNNQTFISTSTPLPEPSRLFTPPMVVLPDIDDYTNPDDGNLQSQTIPINSYNIPEATESNTKPTSKVTFNKSNQGKVISNSVFEPVQPSTKPFFGVSQPANSIGFESSTLGPAFQSQPSTAGTVFAGKYTGGFKGAPGILGGQNRPGYAIQPDGSIRDPDHAVLQPGQVAAPTINLQSRFDTSSLPDVPTPTAGFGQKRDYKGSFGGPPGVLIPYDNVSPV
- the LOC129948935 gene encoding mucin-2 isoform X3 gives rise to the protein MNTSNNSFQNKLWIAALILCVGVSVSQFQVSAAPQNNDPNAAEQQKDAFNSPGIDYSTEQKEYTLPDWLADFNDPDVGPGVPYTPSNDENSLKVLSWDLVPPKENDPHTENTNLGIVQQNRFPTTFPTKQAFTINQGVQMAINQPRTTTPTTSKPTTTTIMTTTTSTTTTTPSPVTKTTDAQPLSTASEISSEIFELPGGNSEVLPSWLEGFDDPELSIAVPFEIPEDNNEYNHTLSNDLLPPLEPFEDLKVLSVPGFAPNQVQPDITTTEAVPNTTPYPIRTTSIKSTFSTFKPFQFKFLPKQPTSPPISFTQKPLFTTTKTTTIPTTTPNTITESPIPARIPPFTLKSSAQPTGFKINSFMLTQSTVKPTLQTLFDVKSNPFLNLKNGQFGFTSFQNPPTTTTTTTASPATSEFILGSVTTPSWLTGISHVNPGPGVPFSLPEKKEPEQTFNGIISPTSQVAEQTIDGVTIQKSISSELPPFNFIHNSIPSQSILPNNQTFISTSTPLPEPSRLFTPPMVVLPDIDDYTNPDDGNLQSQTIPINSYNIPEATESNTKPTSKVTFNKSNQGKVISNSVFEPVQPSTKPFFGVSQPANSIGFESSTLGPAFQSQPSTAGTVFAGKYTGGFKGAPGILGGQNRPGYAIQPDGSIRDPDHAVLQPGQVAAPTINLQSRFDTSSLPDVPTPTAGFGQKRDYKGSFGGPPGVLIPYDNVSPV